The Equus przewalskii isolate Varuska chromosome 5, EquPr2, whole genome shotgun sequence genome window below encodes:
- the TAMALIN gene encoding protein TAMALIN, giving the protein MTLRRLRKLQQKEEAAATPDPAARAPDSEVAPAPTPASSPPAAAASPGPPGDELYAALEDYHPAELYRALAVSGGTLPRRKGSGFRWKNLSQSPEQQRKVLTLEKEENQTFGFEIQTYGLHHREEQRVEMVTFVCRVHESSPAQLAGLTPGDTIASVNGLNVEGIRHREIVDIIKASGNVLRLETLYGTSIRKAELEARLQYLKQTLYEKWGEYRSLMVQEQRLVHGLVVKDPSIYDTLESVRSCLYGAGLLPGSLPFGPLLAAPGGPRGGARRAGGDPDDAVYHTCFFRGAEPPGAPPPPPPARAPGPAELPGHAALSRSASVRCAGPGGGGGGGAPGALWTEAREQALCGPGLRKTKYRSFRRRLLKFIPGLNRSLEEEESQL; this is encoded by the exons ATGACCCTCCGCCGACTCAGGAAGCTGCAGCAGAAGGAGGAGGCGGCGGCCACCCCGGACCCCGCCGCCCGGGCTCCGGACTCGGAAGTCGCTCCGGCCCCAACCCCGGCCTCGAGCCCCCCCGCTGCAGCCGCCAGCCCCGGGCCCCCCGGGGACGAGCTGTACGCGGCGCTGGAGGACTATCACCCTGCCGAGCTGTACCGCGCGCTTGCCGTGTCTGGGGGCACCCTGCCCCGCCGAAAG GGCTCAGGATTCCGCTGGAAGAATCTCAGCCAAAGTCCTGAACAGCAGCG GAAAGTGCTGACTTTGGAGAAGGAGGAGAACCAGACCTTCGGCTTTGAGATCCAG ACGTACGGCCTTCACCACCGGGAGGAGCAGCGTGTGGAGATGGTGACTTTTGTCTGCCGGGTTCATGagtccagccctgcccagctggcTGGGCTCACACCAG GGGACACCATCGCCAGCGTCAACGGCCTGAACGTGGAAGGCATCCGGCATCGAGAGATCGTTGACATCATTAAGGCGTCTGGCAACGTTCTCAG GCTGGAGACGCTGTACGGGACGTCAATTCGGAAGGCGGAGCTGGAGGCTCGTCTGCAGTACCTCAAG CAAACCCTGTATGAGAAGTGGGGAGAATACAGGTCCCTGATGGTGCAGGAGCAGCGGCTGGTACACG GCCTGGTGGTGAAGGACCCGAGCATCTACGACACGCTGGAGTCGGTGCGCTCCTGCCTCTATGGCGCCGGCCTGCTCCCGGGCTCACTGCCCTTCGGGCCCCTGCTCGCCGCTCCCGGGGGTCCCCGCGGGGGCGCGCGGCGGGCCGGGGGCGACCCCGACGACGCCGTCTACCACACGTGCTTCTTCCGCGGCGCCGAGCCGCCCggcgcgcccccgccgccgccgcctgcgcGCGCGCCCGGCCCCGCCGAGCTCCCGGGCCACGCCGCCCTGAGCCGCAGCGCCAGCGTGCGGTGCGCGGGccccgggggcggcggcggcgggggcgcgccGGGCGCGCTCTGGACTGAGGCCCGCGAGCAGGCGCTGTGCGGGCCCGGGCTGCGCAAGACCAAGTACCGCAGCTTCCGCCGGCGGCTGCTCAAGTTCATCCCCGGACTCAACcgctccctggaggaggaggagagccagcTGTAG